One Alkaliphilus sp. B6464 genomic window carries:
- the ftcD gene encoding glutamate formimidoyltransferase, with translation MSTEKQYVLAVPNFSDGRRKDVIESIVNELQDIEGVKLVSYEPEHDFNRTVVTVIGEPEPLKEALLKMAGKSYELINMEEQSGTHPRIGAQDTIPIFPFKNITIEECIDIAEEIGKEVYEKYNVPVYFSGFNARCEERKALSFIRKGQYEGLKEVAHLDERKPDIGPAALHPTAGATIVSADNEGLTAYNIFLATEDLEIAKKIAKGVRGPSGGFSTVRAVGIKFPERSGVVVSMNMFDCASTPLYRAFNFVKGEAARYGVAVTGSEVVGPVKLDYLLNSLEYYLGLENFRKDQILESHLMG, from the coding sequence ATGTCAACAGAAAAACAATATGTATTGGCTGTACCAAACTTTAGTGACGGAAGAAGAAAGGATGTAATTGAGAGTATAGTTAATGAGCTACAAGATATAGAAGGGGTAAAGCTTGTGAGCTATGAGCCAGAGCATGACTTTAACAGAACAGTTGTAACTGTAATAGGGGAGCCTGAGCCTTTAAAGGAGGCACTACTTAAGATGGCAGGGAAAAGCTATGAGCTAATAAATATGGAAGAACAAAGCGGAACCCATCCAAGAATTGGAGCCCAAGATACTATTCCAATATTCCCATTTAAAAACATAACAATAGAAGAGTGTATAGATATTGCAGAGGAAATAGGTAAAGAAGTATACGAAAAGTATAATGTTCCTGTTTATTTTTCAGGATTTAATGCACGTTGTGAGGAGAGAAAAGCTCTGTCATTTATTAGAAAAGGTCAATATGAAGGATTAAAGGAAGTCGCTCATTTAGATGAAAGAAAACCAGACATTGGTCCAGCTGCACTACATCCAACAGCAGGAGCAACTATAGTAAGTGCAGATAATGAAGGATTAACTGCTTACAATATTTTTTTAGCAACGGAGGATCTTGAAATTGCTAAGAAAATAGCTAAGGGAGTAAGAGGACCTAGTGGTGGATTCTCCACAGTAAGAGCAGTAGGAATTAAATTCCCGGAAAGATCTGGAGTTGTAGTTTCGATGAATATGTTTGATTGTGCTTCTACCCCTCTCTATAGAGCATTTAACTTTGTAAAAGGTGAGGCAGCCCGATATGGGGTAGCAGTGACGGGCTCAGAAGTAGTAGGACCTGTAAAACTAGATTATCTTCTTAACTCCCTAGAATACTATTTAGGACTAGAAAACTTTAGAAAAGATCAAATACTTGAAAGTCATTTAATGGGATAA
- a CDS encoding UbiD family decarboxylase: MERQMLRASIQELRDREQLLHCNKEVDPRFELGAVLKHFNNERPILFNKVKGGKIPVIGAMFGNRNLYYQMIRATREDRIFKMMNAIANPKPTKLLTKGPVMENIITRNIDLPKMFPIPTFHGGDSSSYITAGIVVLKDPETGQRHTSVRRLQVNGENEMNILVASPLAKNQYAFMENQNKPLEVAIILGYDYYLLLASQISAATYGVDKYEVDSALRGEALELVKCKSVDLEVPAYAEIVLEGIMPPNKRVEEGPFGELMGYYGERALHPVVQVKTIMHRNNPIFQTSFPCREEHLANGLIREIELYSILKNLVDVKDVNVTVSGGCRFHAFISINKKFEGEGKSAIMGALASSKDVKHVVVVDEDVDIYNHDDIEWAIATRVQGSKDMVIVPGALGSGLEPSHVVRGVTDKVGIDATKPLGEAGKGFKRAIIPGYGKIDIEKYFPGLG, translated from the coding sequence ATGGAAAGACAAATGTTACGGGCCTCCATACAGGAACTTAGGGACAGGGAGCAATTACTCCACTGTAATAAAGAAGTTGACCCAAGGTTTGAATTAGGGGCAGTTTTAAAACATTTTAACAATGAGCGGCCTATTCTATTTAATAAGGTAAAGGGTGGCAAAATTCCAGTTATAGGAGCTATGTTCGGAAATAGGAATCTATACTACCAAATGATAAGAGCCACTAGGGAAGATCGTATTTTTAAAATGATGAATGCCATAGCGAACCCTAAGCCTACAAAGCTTCTGACAAAAGGGCCAGTAATGGAAAATATTATTACTAGAAATATTGATTTGCCAAAGATGTTTCCTATTCCAACCTTTCATGGAGGAGATTCTTCTAGCTATATTACAGCAGGGATTGTTGTGTTAAAGGACCCCGAAACAGGACAGAGGCATACATCTGTTAGAAGGCTTCAAGTTAATGGTGAAAATGAAATGAATATTTTAGTAGCATCTCCATTAGCTAAGAATCAGTATGCATTTATGGAAAATCAGAATAAGCCTTTGGAGGTTGCTATTATATTAGGTTACGACTATTACCTGCTTTTGGCATCCCAAATTAGTGCCGCTACCTATGGCGTAGATAAATATGAGGTAGATTCTGCTCTAAGGGGAGAGGCATTAGAACTAGTAAAATGTAAGAGTGTAGATTTAGAAGTACCAGCCTATGCAGAAATTGTTTTAGAAGGTATCATGCCTCCTAATAAAAGGGTAGAAGAAGGCCCCTTTGGAGAACTAATGGGATATTACGGAGAGAGGGCGCTCCATCCTGTAGTTCAGGTAAAAACAATAATGCATAGAAACAATCCAATTTTTCAAACTTCTTTTCCATGTAGGGAAGAGCATCTAGCAAATGGATTGATAAGGGAGATTGAGTTATATAGCATATTAAAGAATTTAGTCGATGTAAAGGATGTAAATGTAACTGTATCAGGGGGATGTCGTTTTCATGCCTTTATATCTATTAATAAAAAATTTGAAGGAGAAGGAAAGAGCGCAATAATGGGGGCATTAGCAAGTAGCAAGGATGTTAAACACGTTGTAGTAGTAGATGAAGACGTTGATATTTATAATCATGATGATATAGAATGGGCAATTGCGACTAGGGTACAGGGGTCCAAAGATATGGTTATAGTTCCTGGTGCATTAGGGTCTGGCCTTGAACCATCTCATGTTGTAAGAGGAGTAACAGATAAAGTAGGAATAGATGCTACTAAGCCTTTAGGGGAGGCTGGTAAAGGTTTTAAGAGGGCAATAATCCCTGGATATGGAAAGATAGATATTGAAAAGTATTTTCCAGGGTTAGGCTAA
- a CDS encoding GIY-YIG nuclease family protein has protein sequence MPRIPENLIEKIESIPAKPGIYQMMDIDGNIIYVGKSKTLKSRVKSYFYTEHKLNKIKRMVCNIHDINYIVTDTHLEAQILECALIKKLKPIYNKQFKNDKRYMYLKIENYNRFKPISMVYDRQSEYCFGPYRNKNILLDIIKFFQNICPITKFGNIYEFKYKILLQSMDRESFEKNKECLIEIFYNKECMLDFLSDLQGRMDRAASDLQFEMATIYRDMINHIKYLYDNNTNESHEISDKILMGEKIDDGYKIFYISKNRIILKKKYKELTKESIGEFLKQAQELEIKVPHVIDEKRDLDFKKIVTREVKDDALKAILFIHNDYSVDEFINNMC, from the coding sequence TTGCCAAGGATACCTGAAAATTTGATAGAGAAAATTGAATCTATACCAGCGAAACCGGGAATTTATCAAATGATGGATATTGATGGAAATATTATATATGTTGGCAAAAGTAAGACCCTTAAATCGAGGGTAAAATCCTATTTTTATACGGAACATAAATTGAATAAAATAAAGAGAATGGTATGTAATATACATGATATCAATTATATAGTTACTGATACACATTTAGAAGCCCAAATACTTGAATGTGCTCTTATAAAAAAATTAAAGCCGATATATAACAAGCAATTTAAAAATGATAAAAGGTATATGTATTTAAAAATAGAAAACTATAATAGATTCAAACCAATATCAATGGTATATGATAGACAAAGCGAATATTGCTTTGGACCATATAGAAATAAAAACATTTTATTAGATATAATTAAATTTTTTCAGAACATATGTCCAATAACAAAATTCGGGAACATATATGAATTTAAGTACAAAATATTGCTACAATCCATGGATAGGGAGAGCTTTGAAAAGAATAAAGAATGCCTAATAGAAATATTTTATAATAAAGAATGTATGTTGGATTTTTTATCTGACCTTCAAGGGAGGATGGATAGGGCAGCCTCCGACCTACAGTTTGAGATGGCTACAATTTATAGAGATATGATAAATCATATAAAGTATTTGTATGATAATAACACAAATGAGTCACATGAAATAAGTGATAAAATTTTGATGGGAGAAAAAATAGACGATGGATACAAGATTTTTTATATTTCAAAGAATCGAATTATATTAAAAAAGAAATATAAAGAGCTAACAAAAGAATCCATAGGAGAGTTTTTGAAACAAGCTCAAGAACTAGAGATTAAGGTGCCACATGTTATAGATGAAAAAAGAGATTTAGATTTTAAGAAGATAGTTACTAGGGAAGTTAAAGATGATGCTTTAAAGGCTATACTATTTATTCATAATGACTACAGTGTGGATGAGTTTATAAATAATATGTGTTAA
- a CDS encoding UbiX family flavin prenyltransferase produces the protein MKIIVGLSGGSCTIYGIGVLKVLKELGIETHLVVSTMGEYVAKHECGILLNELKDMATYFHDNKDLAAPIASGSFKTDGMIIVPCSMRTLGAVANGLSDNLLTRAADVVIKERRKLIVVPRETPLSVIHLENMLKLAKIGVTIMPASPGFYHRPETMGDIVSIMVGRTLDQLDIEHNLFKRWGA, from the coding sequence TTGAAAATTATTGTGGGTCTTTCTGGAGGTAGTTGCACCATATATGGCATAGGAGTATTGAAGGTACTTAAAGAGCTAGGAATAGAAACCCATTTGGTAGTTTCTACAATGGGAGAATATGTAGCAAAGCATGAATGTGGTATTTTACTAAATGAATTAAAGGATATGGCCACATATTTTCATGATAATAAAGACCTTGCAGCACCTATTGCATCTGGCTCATTTAAGACTGATGGGATGATAATAGTTCCTTGCTCTATGCGTACTTTAGGGGCAGTGGCCAACGGTCTATCCGACAACCTGCTAACTAGAGCAGCGGATGTTGTTATTAAAGAAAGAAGAAAGCTTATTGTGGTCCCAAGAGAAACACCTTTAAGTGTAATTCATTTAGAAAACATGTTAAAGCTTGCAAAGATAGGCGTTACAATAATGCCTGCATCTCCTGGGTTTTATCATAGGCCAGAAACTATGGGAGATATTGTAAGCATAATGGTAGGTAGAACATTAGATCAATTAGATATAGAACATAACCTCTTTAAACGATGGGGAGCTTAG
- a CDS encoding dihydroorotase, whose protein sequence is MKYDVIVKNARIPQGDNTILTNILIKDEKIAGFIQDLEGVDYAKEIDAEGHLTIPGCFDSHTHFMDPGFTHRENFLTGTSSAAAGGITTIMDMPCCSKPSVRSIPELESKLNAIKDKAIIDFAFWGGVTGEDVRNDNLEHVQAQADYGVCAFKVYMTPSVPTYERVTDPEMLEAFRAVAKTGLPVGIHAENYAMCDYYVKKFQKEGRMDGPAWAEARLELAEKAAIQLGISFAEETGARLHIVHMSTGIGAKLVGDAKKRGLDVTSETCPHYLTLNYQDAMTEHKQYAKIAPPLRTKKDNKELWEGLQNGSVDFIGTDHAPYEIETEKEAEGVNIWTAFPGIPGVETMVPILVSEGYNKGRLTLSRLVEVLSTNAAKQYGLYPKKGAMHIGSDADLTIIDLDREWTIDQKKTYSMAKYNPLHGLQLKGKPVKTIVRGTLVYDDKEGIVGKEGFGQFVKRQSIQKLDKLIKY, encoded by the coding sequence ATGAAATATGATGTAATTGTTAAAAATGCGAGAATTCCACAGGGAGATAACACAATACTTACGAATATACTCATTAAGGATGAAAAAATTGCAGGCTTTATTCAAGACTTAGAAGGAGTCGATTATGCTAAAGAAATTGATGCAGAAGGTCACCTAACAATTCCAGGATGCTTTGATTCCCATACCCACTTTATGGATCCAGGATTTACCCATAGGGAAAACTTCTTAACAGGAACTTCCTCAGCAGCTGCTGGTGGTATTACTACCATTATGGATATGCCATGTTGTTCTAAGCCTTCAGTTAGAAGTATTCCAGAGTTGGAGTCTAAATTAAATGCAATAAAAGACAAGGCAATAATTGACTTTGCATTCTGGGGTGGGGTAACTGGAGAAGACGTAAGAAATGATAATTTAGAGCATGTTCAGGCTCAAGCAGATTATGGAGTATGTGCTTTTAAAGTATATATGACACCATCTGTACCAACCTATGAAAGAGTAACAGATCCAGAAATGTTGGAAGCCTTTAGAGCAGTAGCAAAGACAGGACTTCCAGTGGGAATACATGCAGAAAACTATGCAATGTGCGACTATTACGTTAAAAAGTTCCAAAAAGAAGGAAGAATGGATGGACCTGCTTGGGCAGAGGCTAGGTTAGAATTAGCTGAAAAGGCTGCAATTCAACTAGGTATAAGCTTTGCAGAGGAAACAGGAGCAAGGCTTCATATTGTTCATATGAGTACAGGAATTGGTGCAAAACTGGTAGGAGATGCGAAGAAGAGAGGCCTTGATGTTACTTCTGAAACTTGTCCGCATTATTTAACATTAAATTATCAAGATGCAATGACAGAACATAAGCAATATGCAAAAATTGCTCCGCCACTTAGAACTAAAAAAGACAATAAGGAGCTATGGGAAGGCTTGCAAAATGGAAGTGTGGACTTTATAGGTACAGACCATGCTCCCTATGAAATAGAGACAGAAAAAGAAGCTGAAGGTGTTAATATTTGGACTGCTTTTCCTGGTATTCCAGGGGTAGAAACTATGGTCCCTATACTTGTTAGCGAAGGCTATAACAAAGGTAGATTAACTCTTAGTAGATTAGTAGAAGTACTAAGTACCAATGCTGCAAAGCAATATGGACTTTATCCTAAGAAGGGGGCTATGCATATAGGTTCAGATGCAGACCTTACAATTATAGATCTTGATAGAGAGTGGACTATAGACCAGAAGAAAACATATTCAATGGCAAAATATAACCCACTTCATGGATTACAACTAAAGGGTAAGCCAGTAAAAACTATTGTACGTGGTACTCTTGTTTATGATGATAAAGAGGGTATTGTAGGTAAAGAAGGTTTTGGTCAATTTGTAAAGAGACAAAGCATTCAAAAATTAGATAAATTAATTAAATATTAA
- a CDS encoding HDIG domain-containing metalloprotein codes for METRREAYELLTKYNTSSSLIKHGFAVEAVMRYFARKFGEDEEYWGNIGLIHDLDYELYPEEHCHKTKEIMEKEGISEDIIRSVISHGWNICIDVKPEHKMEKVLYTIDELTGLITATVYMRPNKSILDLEVKSVKKKFKSTGFAAGVNREVILAGCEMLEMELDTVILWTIDGMKEAAKELELVGEL; via the coding sequence ATGGAAACACGTCGAGAAGCATACGAATTACTTACAAAATATAATACGAGCAGTAGTCTGATAAAACATGGCTTTGCAGTCGAAGCTGTTATGCGCTATTTTGCACGAAAGTTTGGAGAAGATGAGGAATATTGGGGAAATATCGGACTGATTCATGACCTCGATTATGAACTTTATCCTGAAGAGCACTGCCATAAAACAAAGGAAATTATGGAGAAAGAAGGAATAAGTGAGGATATAATACGTTCTGTGATTTCACATGGATGGAATATATGTATTGATGTAAAACCAGAACATAAAATGGAAAAAGTTCTTTATACGATCGATGAGCTTACAGGCCTTATTACAGCTACAGTTTATATGCGTCCAAATAAGAGTATACTTGACCTCGAAGTCAAATCCGTTAAGAAGAAATTTAAATCAACGGGCTTTGCTGCTGGAGTTAATCGTGAAGTAATACTTGCAGGCTGTGAAATGCTGGAAATGGAACTTGATACGGTTATTCTTTGGACAATAGATGGTATGAAGGAGGCGGCGAAAGAACTGGAGCTTGTAGGGGAACTTTAA
- a CDS encoding EutN/CcmL family microcompartment protein, protein MHIGRVVGTVVATRKDERLIGCKLMITQPLNVEEKPIGEALITVDTVGAGIGELVIYTVGTAARYAADKLQSPIDASIVGIIDNIDIYKELISSDHENMK, encoded by the coding sequence ATGCACATAGGCAGAGTAGTTGGAACAGTAGTAGCCACAAGAAAAGATGAAAGGTTAATAGGATGCAAATTAATGATTACACAGCCTCTTAATGTGGAGGAAAAACCTATAGGAGAAGCTTTAATTACAGTAGACACTGTAGGCGCTGGCATTGGAGAGCTTGTAATCTATACTGTAGGTACGGCGGCTAGATATGCGGCGGATAAATTGCAATCTCCTATTGATGCGTCTATTGTAGGGATTATTGATAATATTGATATTTATAAGGAGCTTATATCCTCCGACCATGAAAACATGAAATAA
- the ade gene encoding adenine deaminase, giving the protein MNALTIKQAMEYRQLVDVLMSDQHFADIVLTGGHVINVLTREIYSADIAIKGKYILLVGESNSLIGSKTIVVDVADRFLAPGFIDSHMHFESSMLTITEFSRLSIPSGTTTLVADPHEIGNALGPIGMKAMAIEATTVPNHVHLVVPALTPDCPGLETAGYDVNSKDMEEILNYPNVIGIGELQGFSNAKHVYNHTPEIITDLIASTIYAKSMGKVIDGNAPELFGSELAAHIIATGGKCSCHETTTKEECVEKLRQGVYVFMREGSTQRNMAECIRAVTEEGFDSRRCILATDDMVAEDLEKLGHMNEIVKRTIAEGVDPVEAIQMVTINPATYFGLEDVGVLSPGKLADIAIISDLREMKVEAVLLEGKLVASKGKLLIDMPKYTYPEEVKCSVKRLPIDEEDLKIYADGREVDVRCIELIPDQNLSGSLEAKVRVQSGVALPDIDNDVLQIVCVERYGRNGNTGKAFVKGFGLKHGAFAESVAHDTHNIIAVGTNLKDMTEAINHVIRMNGGIAVAKGGKIIEELRLPVGGLITDELTGPEVSRRISNLEMVVKEQLGCKVHAPFMHLSFLALSTSPKWKITDMGLIDVNNFKVLPPLIK; this is encoded by the coding sequence TTGAATGCATTAACAATAAAGCAGGCTATGGAATATAGACAGTTGGTTGATGTATTAATGTCGGATCAGCATTTTGCTGACATTGTTTTAACTGGTGGCCATGTAATTAATGTTCTAACCCGAGAAATATATAGTGCAGATATTGCAATTAAGGGAAAATATATTTTACTAGTGGGAGAGAGTAATAGTCTAATAGGCTCTAAAACAATAGTAGTAGATGTGGCTGATAGATTTTTGGCTCCAGGTTTTATTGACTCTCATATGCATTTTGAAAGCAGTATGTTAACTATTACAGAGTTTTCAAGGCTTTCTATACCTTCAGGTACCACTACGTTAGTAGCGGATCCTCACGAAATAGGAAACGCCTTAGGTCCTATTGGCATGAAGGCAATGGCTATTGAAGCTACTACTGTGCCTAATCATGTACATTTAGTCGTTCCAGCTCTTACCCCAGATTGCCCAGGACTAGAAACTGCCGGCTATGATGTTAATTCAAAGGACATGGAAGAAATTTTAAACTATCCGAATGTAATAGGTATTGGAGAACTTCAAGGATTTAGTAATGCGAAGCATGTATACAATCATACTCCAGAAATTATTACAGATTTAATAGCTTCTACTATATATGCTAAAAGCATGGGTAAGGTAATCGATGGCAATGCTCCAGAACTATTTGGTTCAGAACTGGCAGCTCATATAATAGCTACTGGTGGAAAGTGCTCCTGTCATGAAACTACTACTAAAGAAGAGTGCGTAGAAAAGCTTCGCCAAGGAGTTTATGTGTTTATGAGAGAAGGTTCCACACAGAGAAATATGGCAGAGTGTATTAGGGCAGTTACAGAAGAAGGATTTGACTCTAGAAGATGTATATTAGCTACAGATGATATGGTAGCTGAGGATTTAGAAAAACTGGGCCATATGAACGAAATAGTAAAGCGTACAATAGCTGAAGGTGTAGATCCTGTTGAAGCAATACAAATGGTTACCATTAATCCTGCAACATATTTTGGACTAGAGGATGTGGGTGTACTATCACCAGGGAAGTTAGCAGATATAGCTATCATTAGTGATCTAAGAGAAATGAAGGTGGAAGCTGTTCTCTTAGAAGGAAAACTGGTGGCATCTAAGGGTAAGTTGTTAATAGATATGCCTAAATATACATATCCAGAGGAAGTAAAGTGCTCTGTAAAGCGATTACCTATAGATGAAGAAGACTTAAAAATATATGCGGATGGAAGAGAAGTAGATGTTAGATGTATTGAACTAATTCCCGACCAGAATCTATCAGGAAGTTTAGAGGCAAAGGTAAGAGTTCAGAGTGGCGTGGCACTACCAGACATAGATAATGATGTACTTCAAATTGTTTGTGTAGAACGCTATGGTAGAAATGGGAATACAGGTAAGGCATTTGTTAAGGGCTTTGGATTAAAGCATGGAGCCTTTGCAGAAAGCGTTGCCCACGACACCCACAATATTATAGCTGTAGGAACAAACTTAAAGGATATGACAGAGGCTATTAATCATGTGATTAGGATGAATGGCGGTATTGCTGTAGCAAAAGGGGGAAAAATAATAGAAGAGTTAAGACTGCCAGTTGGTGGACTTATAACAGATGAGTTAACCGGTCCCGAGGTTAGTAGAAGAATTTCTAATCTTGAAATGGTAGTTAAAGAACAATTAGGCTGCAAGGTCCATGCGCCTTTTATGCACCTATCTTTCTTAGCTCTATCTACTAGTCCAAAATGGAAGATCACTGATATGGGTTTAATAGATGTTAATAACTTTAAAGTTCTACCTCCATTAATAAAATAG
- a CDS encoding BMC domain-containing protein, which produces MRAALGLIEAVGLTAAITALDAASKAADIKLVGYEKVIGAGKAVSVTIQIAGEVAAVQASVDAGVAAANRIGRVLSYHVIPRPHEEVDLLIKGFEKNLKSDFSKKNLDKNNSSKDDSKKSSEKAEETKSKNKDKNKDEKTKKEEE; this is translated from the coding sequence GTGAGGGCAGCCTTAGGATTAATAGAGGCAGTAGGCTTAACAGCTGCTATTACAGCCTTAGACGCAGCTAGTAAGGCGGCGGATATAAAGCTAGTTGGCTATGAGAAAGTTATTGGTGCTGGTAAGGCAGTTAGCGTAACTATACAAATAGCTGGAGAAGTAGCAGCAGTGCAGGCAAGTGTAGATGCAGGTGTGGCAGCAGCAAACCGTATAGGTAGAGTTTTATCTTACCATGTTATACCACGCCCACATGAAGAGGTAGATTTATTAATTAAAGGCTTTGAAAAAAATTTAAAGTCGGATTTTAGTAAGAAAAATCTAGATAAAAATAATTCTAGCAAGGATGACTCTAAAAAATCTTCTGAGAAAGCAGAAGAAACAAAATCAAAAAATAAAGATAAAAATAAAGATGAAAAGACTAAAAAAGAGGAGGAATAA
- a CDS encoding BMC domain-containing protein yields the protein MGQALGMIETKGLVGAVEAADAMVKAANVTLVGYEKIGFGLVTVMVRGDVGAVKAATDAGAEAARAVGELHSVHVIPRPHSEVERVLLKGE from the coding sequence ATGGGTCAGGCATTAGGAATGATAGAAACTAAAGGTTTAGTAGGTGCGGTTGAAGCGGCAGATGCTATGGTAAAGGCGGCAAATGTTACTTTAGTAGGCTACGAGAAAATAGGATTTGGATTAGTAACAGTTATGGTAAGAGGAGATGTTGGTGCAGTAAAAGCTGCAACGGATGCAGGTGCTGAGGCAGCTAGAGCAGTTGGAGAGCTACATTCAGTACACGTAATACCAAGACCACATTCAGAGGTTGAAAGGGTTCTATTAAAGGGAGAATAG
- a CDS encoding cyclase family protein, whose amino-acid sequence MALRLIDLSQEIFQGMSVFPMHQPTFIMTNMTHEENMEATGSKKLGFSARNLLISEHGGTHCDAVWEYKPSGATIDKMSLEYFWGSAICIDLSHIPPTRKIEPNDLETALSKSGQRLEHGDIILLYTGHYDRNFGTDKWQTTYTGLSYNAAKWLAEKGVVNIGVDAPAIDHPDDLDFSGHLVCGEYDITNTENLCNLDKLVNKRFLYFGLPLKIRDGSGSPIRAVALVEE is encoded by the coding sequence ATGGCTTTACGTTTAATTGATTTGTCTCAGGAGATTTTTCAAGGAATGTCAGTTTTTCCAATGCACCAACCAACTTTTATAATGACTAATATGACCCATGAAGAAAATATGGAGGCCACAGGAAGTAAAAAACTAGGTTTCTCTGCCCGCAACCTGCTTATTAGCGAGCATGGCGGAACCCACTGTGATGCCGTGTGGGAGTATAAACCCTCTGGTGCTACTATAGACAAAATGTCTCTAGAGTATTTTTGGGGAAGTGCCATATGTATAGACTTATCTCACATACCACCTACAAGGAAAATCGAGCCTAATGATTTAGAAACTGCTCTCTCTAAATCCGGACAAAGGCTGGAACATGGAGATATTATCCTTCTATACACTGGTCATTATGATAGGAATTTTGGTACAGATAAGTGGCAAACCACATATACAGGACTTAGTTATAACGCTGCAAAGTGGCTTGCAGAAAAGGGTGTCGTAAATATCGGAGTGGATGCCCCTGCCATAGATCATCCCGATGATCTAGACTTTTCTGGGCATTTAGTATGTGGAGAGTACGACATTACAAATACAGAAAACCTATGCAATCTTGATAAGCTTGTAAATAAAAGATTTTTATATTTTGGGTTACCTCTTAAAATACGAGATGGCTCTGGTTCGCCTATTAGGGCTGTGGCCTTGGTTGAGGAATAG
- a CDS encoding BMC domain-containing protein, with the protein MKQALGMIETRSLVAAIQAADTMAKSADVKIVDLNYVGSGIISVIVSGEVAAVQAAVANGRETAEELAEIISTNVIPRPHEEVGKILD; encoded by the coding sequence ATGAAGCAAGCCTTAGGAATGATTGAGACGAGGAGCTTGGTGGCCGCCATTCAGGCAGCAGATACAATGGCAAAGTCAGCAGATGTTAAAATAGTGGATTTAAATTATGTAGGCTCTGGAATAATTTCCGTAATAGTTTCTGGAGAAGTAGCTGCGGTTCAGGCCGCTGTAGCTAATGGTCGAGAAACAGCAGAAGAATTGGCCGAAATCATATCCACAAATGTAATACCAAGACCCCATGAGGAAGTTGGCAAAATACTAGATTAG
- a CDS encoding cysteine hydrolase family protein has translation MPRHAILVIDMLNDFVGEKASLRCPGGETITPDLQRLFKWVRGRENDDVHLVHIQEAHRKNDADFRVRPVHAVDGTWGSDFIPELYPEEDEYIVKKRRHSGFAHTDLDLYLREENIDTVVVTGVWTNVCVRSTATDALANAYKVITLSDGCASKTEEMHEYGLNDLSIFTKVMTIDEYIDAWDNGQDPWIGGGDKENKVK, from the coding sequence ATGCCAAGACACGCTATTTTAGTAATAGATATGTTAAATGATTTCGTGGGAGAAAAGGCATCCTTAAGATGTCCAGGTGGAGAGACTATAACTCCAGATCTTCAAAGACTTTTTAAATGGGTACGTGGAAGGGAAAATGATGATGTTCATCTTGTTCATATTCAAGAGGCACATCGTAAAAATGATGCAGATTTCAGAGTAAGACCAGTCCACGCTGTAGATGGAACTTGGGGTTCAGATTTTATTCCAGAGCTTTATCCAGAAGAAGATGAATATATAGTTAAAAAAAGAAGACATAGTGGTTTTGCACATACAGACTTAGATCTATATTTAAGAGAAGAAAATATAGATACTGTTGTAGTAACAGGAGTATGGACTAATGTTTGTGTAAGAAGTACAGCTACAGATGCTCTTGCTAATGCCTATAAAGTAATTACATTGAGTGATGGGTGCGCTTCCAAAACTGAAGAAATGCATGAATATGGATTAAACGACTTAAGTATTTTTACTAAAGTAATGACAATAGACGAATATATTGATGCTTGGGATAATGGCCAAGATCCATGGATAGGCGGAGGAGATAAAGAAAACAAAGTTAAGTAG